The sequence GCTTCAGGTTCAGATTCTGCAGTTTCAGACTCACTGGATTCTTTCGGGGTTTCTTCAGCAGTTTCTGCAACTTCTTCAGATGACTTTTCTACTTCTTCCTCAGGAACTTCTTCTGGAATTTCCTCTGCATCTTCAGGTGCTTCTTCTGTGATCTCTTCAAGGATCTCTACAGGTCCTTCAGATTCTTCTTTGATTTCAGATTCTTTCACTGCAACTGCTTCTTCGGTTTCTATGTTTTCAACAACTTCTTCAACTGCAGGTTCTGAAATTTCAACCTGTTTGATTTCAACCTTATCAGGTAGAACGATGTTTGGTGGCATGATTCTAACGTAGATACCAAGAACACCGGGTTTCAGTTGTACAGTTGCAAATCCTTCTCTCACATGTTTAATTGATGGTTCTCCACATTTCTTGATGTAACCATCTGTGAATTTAGCGCATGCTGACCTTGAACCCCTGATCTTACCGGATATTGTGACTTCAACTCCCTGAGCTCCGGCACCCATGATTCTGCGGAGTGATGTGTATGCAACTCTCCTGAAGTGCATTCCCCTCTGGAGCATGGCTGCTATTTTATGGGCCATGATCTTTGGGTTTAACTCTGGAACATCAACCTCTTTAACCTCTACCTGTGGGTTTTCAAGGTCGTAGTCATTTTTAAGCTGCTGTGTTATGGCACGGACAGTTTTTCCACCTCTACCTATGACCATTCCTGGCCTTTCAGCGTATACAACAACCATTGTACCAAGTGGGGTTACCTGAATTTCCATTCCACCGTAACCTGCTCTTTCAAGTTCTGATTCAAGGAATTCATCGATCCTTGTTCTTTTAAGTCCTTCTGTTACGAAATCTTTTTCAATCATTGGATCTATGCCTCCCCTAAAACTATCTGTACGTGGGTTGTTGTTGTGTTGAAGGGACTTGCCCTTCCGAATGCTCTTGCTGTCCATCCTCTGATCACATAGCCACGGTGACTTGATGCGTGAACTATTTTGAGGTCGTCCACGTCAAGTCCCTTGTACTCTGCGTTTGCTTCTGCATTAACCAGTACCTGAAGGATCTGGGTGGCTGCCTTAACAGGATACCTTCCTGTTGGCCATCCTTTTAAACCCCTTTTGTGACCAACTTTTTTGTTGTGCCTCTTGAAGGGTATTGGTGTTTCCATCCTGATTACTTGTTCCAGGTATTCTTTGGCTTCGTCAAGATACATTCCCCTTATTGCGCTGCATATCTCAACAGCATGTTTTGGGGAGATCTTAAGAGCTCTCCCTGCAGCTTTTGCTGTTTTTCCATCGTATTCATCCTGATAAGCGTATTTGATCTTTGCCATTGTAATTTCTCCTTATTTAAGCGGCACAAACATGGATGATCTTGTTGCACCCATACCTGGATCTCCGTGCTGAACCCTTGATCTTGTAAGTGCGAATTCACCGAAGTAACAACCAATCATCTCTGGCTGCATTGTGACTTCAACAAACTCCTTTCCATTGTGAATGCCGAAGGTCATTCCAACCATTTCAGGAAGCACAATCATGTCCCTGCAATGTGTTTTTATGATTACAGGCCTTCCATCATTATTGCCCTGTTTTTTAACCTTCCTTATTTTTTCTAAGACTTTTTTCTGTCTTGGAAGGAATCCCTTTTTAAGGGACCTTCTCTGCCTTGATGGTAAAAGCTGTATAACATTATCTAACGGCATTTCCTGTAGTTCTTCCAGTGTGTAACCGCGATATTTGAATTCTTTTCTTGCCAATTAGTCTCCTCCTAATCCGTTTTTCATATGTATTCCCCATTCAATTAATTTTAATTTTATCTCCTTCTTCCTGTCCTTCGGGCAGCTATTGAACCAACCTTTCTTCCTGGTGGTGCGTTTCTGGATATTGTTGTTGGCCTTCCTGGGTGCTGTCTGTTTCCACCACCGTGTGGGTGATCCACTGCGTTCATTGCCACTCCTCTGACACTGACACATTTTTTACCCTTGGCTTTAAGTGCATGGTACCTGTTTCCTGCTTTGAGGAATGGTTTGTCCTTTCTTCCTCCACCAGCAACAACACCAATGGTTGCCCTGCAGCGTGGGTTGAATGCCTTTAAT is a genomic window of Methanobacterium congolense containing:
- the rpsS gene encoding 30S ribosomal protein S19 yields the protein MARKEFKYRGYTLEELQEMPLDNVIQLLPSRQRRSLKKGFLPRQKKVLEKIRKVKKQGNNDGRPVIIKTHCRDMIVLPEMVGMTFGIHNGKEFVEVTMQPEMIGCYFGEFALTRSRVQHGDPGMGATRSSMFVPLK
- the rplV gene encoding 50S ribosomal protein L22; the protein is MAKIKYAYQDEYDGKTAKAAGRALKISPKHAVEICSAIRGMYLDEAKEYLEQVIRMETPIPFKRHNKKVGHKRGLKGWPTGRYPVKAATQILQVLVNAEANAEYKGLDVDDLKIVHASSHRGYVIRGWTARAFGRASPFNTTTTHVQIVLGEA
- a CDS encoding 30S ribosomal protein S3; protein product: MIEKDFVTEGLKRTRIDEFLESELERAGYGGMEIQVTPLGTMVVVYAERPGMVIGRGGKTVRAITQQLKNDYDLENPQVEVKEVDVPELNPKIMAHKIAAMLQRGMHFRRVAYTSLRRIMGAGAQGVEVTISGKIRGSRSACAKFTDGYIKKCGEPSIKHVREGFATVQLKPGVLGIYVRIMPPNIVLPDKVEIKQVEISEPAVEEVVENIETEEAVAVKESEIKEESEGPVEILEEITEEAPEDAEEIPEEVPEEEVEKSSEEVAETAEETPKESSESETAESEPEASEADEKAEKSE